In Populus nigra chromosome 1, ddPopNigr1.1, whole genome shotgun sequence, one genomic interval encodes:
- the LOC133686592 gene encoding UPF0481 protein At3g47200-like, which produces MEQYARLEDFIELIGDSEATLRNCYAETFEDISSEEFVKMILVDPAFVIMVILKRRFSAFRGRDARLFSRPWMIGEVGIDLSMLENQLPFFILQDLLKLSKIFNPHEESLLIMLVHEFLRGVWDSWVTEDYVEILSSSKIEHFVDFLRIYQQPTRPHRPKILKRLTTRTAKTLHQAGVQFQLGRHL; this is translated from the coding sequence ATGGAGCAATATGCAAGATTGGAGGACTTTATTGAACTCATTGGCGATAGTGAGGCAACACTGCGTAATTGTTATGCCGAAACCTTTGAAGATATTAGCAGTGAAGAATTTGTGAAAATGATCTTAGTAGATCCTGCCTTCGTCATTATGGTCATACTGAAACGACGCTTCAGTGCTTTCCGAGGCAGGGACGCCCGTCTCTTCTCTCGTCCATGGATGATAGGTGAAGTAGGGATAGATCTGTCCATGCTTGAAAACCAGCTTCCATTCTTCATTCTCCAGGACTTGCTTAAGCTATCCAAGATATTCAATCCTCACGAGGAAAGTTTGTTAATTATGCTTGTCCATGAGTTCTTAAGAGGTGTGTGGGATTCATGGGTGACAGAAGATTATGTGGAGATACTTAGTTCTTCAAAAATAGAACATTTTGTTGACTTCCTAAGAATTTATCAGCAACCAACAAGGCCACACCGGCCAAAGATACTCAAACGCCTAACAACAAGAACTGCGAAGACGCTGCATCAAGCTGGTGTCCAATTTCAGTTGGGCCGCCATCTCTAG